The Argopecten irradians isolate NY chromosome 6, Ai_NY, whole genome shotgun sequence genome has a window encoding:
- the LOC138325370 gene encoding disabled homolog 1-like isoform X1 — MSGTTEPVPEAQPASEVGSEPSSPSSTATSTTSSTPSTATKQPQQPVRRQVKKKDKNDPTRFQGDGVNFNAKLIGVDDVPDARGDRMCQETIYRLKLSVKASGQHKQRIIVNVSEEGIKLIDLKTDVVNYTHAVHKISFISRDVTDSRAFGYIFGVGDGTHKFFGIKTEKAAEALVLTLRDLFQVVYEKKKKEMEEAKQKAEDEVQVDTKPVEDPNVIKLGGELTTESSTDDEPVYQVPTNGAPIEDSPEHIYAVPSNNGEVKGEKAGNNLVDLENELETIEQGIEQMNRFETDFDALAAGTSSAASPAASTGSDPWGTSSTPQADQKSADNSLFESDFGSTTNGSTQGGQSDLQDIDLFGTQPVIKGKDDIMNLFGPQNPQMPGGFPPQNPQMAGGFPSPNPPMTGGFGPSVSPVPPSVSPVPPAFGAPAGFPAAAFPVAPMGPVAPQPGLPNPFGAPATFGAPQFQAAPPVPQRPSAAPAPAANPFGADPFAPAAPAGGFANFPNGNSGGGALLDEPLLAPVKVTVEEAPSVETKSGTGDAFSGLCEIGTKDKSALSPKGLFAELSSQPKKSINQIRTEQVPKQASDSDPFGSVDNATLPAVVNFSSQFQTNTSDPFDTSHIQPAISSQQTSECSFHNVPCISKSKLGHLTFSENDDFDLPSPEGPPPPLPTMAAPSDMPQMIPPAPPPRPSGSPAAPPSSTNCKHSLPDSPPRLPPRNSLSNLQHTPVPRPRPRPKVNSAGKSPPLPPRNKIIAKTESNGQQSQIDQNNLDKESHGNGTVSSDNVVERASVVDKFVIEDPFLNSDPFAETDVFSSSSFDGFPSSLSVEDFNSNDPFMSSQPSINNNSDKRMHSKDDPFAVFDNCLNDSFNSKSGNSRKNSKKKQNSTGEPIYAVVNKPKS, encoded by the exons ATGTCGGGTACAACGGAGCCCGTCCCTGAGGCCCAGCCCGCTTCAGAGGTGGGCAGTGAGCCATCATCTCCCTCTAGCACTGCCACCAGTACTACATCCTCCACACCATCTACTGCCACAAAACAGCCACAACAGCCTGTCAGGAGACAGGTGAAAAAGAAAG ACAAGAATGATCCAACCCGATTCCAAGGTGATGGTGTGAACTTTAATGCCAAGCTGATTGGTGTGGATGACGTACCTGATGCTCGAGGAGACAGAATGTGTCAggaaacaatatacagactcaaACTCTCAGTAAAGGCATCAGGGCAGCACAAACAGAGGATCATTGTCAATGTATCGGAGGAGGGCATCAAACTTATAGACCTCAAGACAGac GTGGTGAACTACACACATGCTGTCCACAAGATTTCCTTTATATCACGGGATGTTACGGATAGTCGTGCCTTCGGTTACATCTTTGGAGTAGGAGATGGAACACACAAATTCTTTGGGATCAAGACAGAAAAAGCT GCTGAAGCCCTGGTACTGACTCTGAGAGACTTGTTCCAAGTCGTctatgaaaagaaaaagaaggaaATGGAGGAAGCGAAACAGAAGGCTGAAGATGAAGTCCAGGTAGACACTAAACCAGTGGAAGATCCTAATG TTATCAAGCTCGGAGGAGAACTAACAACAGAATCATCTACAGATGATGAACCAGTATATCAG GTGCCAACCAATGGAGCACCAATAGAGGATAGTCCAGAACACATTTATGCC GTACCATCAAACAATGGTGAAGTTAAGGGTGAGAAGGCAGGAAACAACCTAGTGGACCTGGAGAACGAATTGGAGACAATTGAACAG GGTATTGAGCAAATGAATAGGTTTGAGACTGACTTTGATGCCCTGGCAGCAGGTACCTCTTCAGCAGCCTCACCAGCAGCCAGTACAGGAAGTGACCCATGGGGAACCAGCTCCACTCCTCAAGCTGATCAAAAGTCTGCTGATAATTCTTTGTTTGAGAGTGATTTTGGATCGACCACAAATGGATCAACCCAGGGTGGTCAGTCCGATCTCCAGGATATTGACCTGTTTGGAACCCAGCCTGTCATTAAAGGCAAAGACGACATTATGAACCTCTTTGGACCTCAAAACCCACAGATGCCTGGTGGTTTTCCTCCACAGAATCCACAAATGGCAGGAGGGTTTCCTTCTCCAAATCCACCTATGACTGGAGGTTTTGGGCCCTCTGTCTCCCCAGTTCCACCATCAGTGTCACCAGTCCCCCCAGCATTTGGGGCTCCTGCAGGCTTCCCAGCGGCAGCATTCCCCGTAGCACCAATGGGTCCTGTTGCACCTCAACCTGGATTGCCAAACCCTTTTGGTGCTCCTGCCACCTTTGGAGCACCTCAG TTCCAAGCTGCTCCCCCTGTGCCCCAGAGACCGTCTGCTGCCCCTGCTCCTGCCGCCAACCCATTTGGAGCGGATCCATTTGCTCCAGCAGCACCTGCAGGAGGCTTTGCTAACTTTCCAAACGGAAACAGTGGAGGTGGGGCATTGCTTGATGAGCCTTTGCTGGCCCCGGTCAAGGTGACTGTGGAGGAAGCCCCTTCAGTGGAAACCAAGTCTGGTACAGGCGATGCCTTCAGTGGCCTCTGCGAAATAGGAACCAAGGACAAATCTGCTCTTAGTCCAAAAGGACTGTTCGCTGAGCTGAGTTCACAGCCAAAGAAATCTATCAACCAGATAAGAACTGAACAGGTACCAAAACAGGCAAGTGACAGTGACCCCTTTGGGTCTGTAGACAATGCAACCCTTCCTGCAGTGGTAAACTTTTCCTCCCAATTTCAAACAAACACTTCTGATCCCTTTGATACATCACATATTCAGCCTGCTATTTCCAGTCAACAAACATCAGAATGTTCCTTCCATAATGTGCCATGTATTTCCAAATCAAAATTAGGTCATTTGACTTTTTCTGAAAATGATGACTTTGATCTTCCTTCACCAGAAGGACCACCACCTCCATTACCTACAATGGCAGCACCAAGTGATATGCCTCAAATGATTCCCCCTGCTCCCCCACCCCGTCCTAGTGGCAGCCCAGCTGCACCACCCTCCTCTACCAACTGTAAGCATTCACTGCCAGACTCCCCACCCCGACTGCCTCCTCGTAATTCCTTGTCAAACCTACAACATACTCCTGTGCCACGTCCTCGCCCAAGGCCAAAGGTCAACAGTGCAGGCAAAtccccaccgctgccaccacgAAATAAAATCATTGCCAAAACAGAATCAAATGGACAACAATCTCAAATAGACCAAAACAATTTGGATAAAGAATCTCATGGGAATGGAACAGTGAGTTCAGACAATGTGGTAGAACGTGCTTCTGTGGTAGACAAATTTGTGATTGAGGATCCCTTCCTTAATTCGGACCCTTTCGCAGAAACGGATGTATTTTCCTCATCATCGTTTGATGGATTTCCAAGTTCTCTAAGTGTAGAAGATTTTAATTCTAATGACCCATTCATGTCTAGTCAACCAAGTATAAATAACAATAGTGACAAAAGAATGCATTCAAAAGATGATCCTTTTGCTGTGTTCGATAATTGCTTGAATGACTCATTCAATTCAAAGAGTGGAAATTCTAGGAAAAATTCCAAGAAAAAGCAGAATAGTACCGGA
- the LOC138325370 gene encoding disabled homolog 1-like isoform X2 has translation MSGTTEPVPEAQPASEVGSEPSSPSSTATSTTSSTPSTATKQPQQPVRRQVKKKDKNDPTRFQGDGVNFNAKLIGVDDVPDARGDRMCQETIYRLKLSVKASGQHKQRIIVNVSEEGIKLIDLKTDVVNYTHAVHKISFISRDVTDSRAFGYIFGVGDGTHKFFGIKTEKAAEALVLTLRDLFQVVYEKKKKEMEEAKQKAEDEVQVDTKPVEDPNVIKLGGELTTESSTDDEPVYQVPTNGAPIEDSPEHIYAVPSNNGEVKGEKAGNNLVDLENELETIEQGIEQMNRFETDFDALAAGTSSAASPAASTGSDPWGTSSTPQADQKSADNSLFESDFGSTTNGSTQGGQSDLQDIDLFGTQPVIKGKDDIMNLFGPQNPQMPGGFPPQNPQMAGGFPSPNPPMTGGFGPSVSPVPPSVSPVPPAFGAPAGFPAAAFPVAPMGPVAPQPGLPNPFGAPATFGAPQFQAAPPVPQRPSAAPAPAANPFGADPFAPAAPAGGFANFPNGNSGGGALLDEPLLAPVKVTVEEAPSVETKSGTGDAFSGLCEIGTKDKSALSPKGLFAELSSQPKKSINQIRTEQVPKQASDSDPFGSVDNATLPAVVNFSSQFQTNTSDPFDTSHIQPAISSQQTSECSFHNVPCISKSKLGHLTFSENDDFDLPSPEGPPPPLPTMAAPSDMPQMIPPAPPPRPSGSPAAPPSSTNCKHSLPDSPPRLPPRNSLSNLQHTPVPRPRPRPKVNSAGKSPPLPPRNKIIAKTESNGQQSQIDQNNLDKESHGNGTVSSDNVVERASVVDKFVIEDPFLNSDPFAETDVFSSSSFDGFPSSLSVEDFNSNDPFMSSQPSINNNSDKRMHSKDDPFAVFDNCLNDSFNSKSGNSRKNSKKKQNSTGN, from the exons ATGTCGGGTACAACGGAGCCCGTCCCTGAGGCCCAGCCCGCTTCAGAGGTGGGCAGTGAGCCATCATCTCCCTCTAGCACTGCCACCAGTACTACATCCTCCACACCATCTACTGCCACAAAACAGCCACAACAGCCTGTCAGGAGACAGGTGAAAAAGAAAG ACAAGAATGATCCAACCCGATTCCAAGGTGATGGTGTGAACTTTAATGCCAAGCTGATTGGTGTGGATGACGTACCTGATGCTCGAGGAGACAGAATGTGTCAggaaacaatatacagactcaaACTCTCAGTAAAGGCATCAGGGCAGCACAAACAGAGGATCATTGTCAATGTATCGGAGGAGGGCATCAAACTTATAGACCTCAAGACAGac GTGGTGAACTACACACATGCTGTCCACAAGATTTCCTTTATATCACGGGATGTTACGGATAGTCGTGCCTTCGGTTACATCTTTGGAGTAGGAGATGGAACACACAAATTCTTTGGGATCAAGACAGAAAAAGCT GCTGAAGCCCTGGTACTGACTCTGAGAGACTTGTTCCAAGTCGTctatgaaaagaaaaagaaggaaATGGAGGAAGCGAAACAGAAGGCTGAAGATGAAGTCCAGGTAGACACTAAACCAGTGGAAGATCCTAATG TTATCAAGCTCGGAGGAGAACTAACAACAGAATCATCTACAGATGATGAACCAGTATATCAG GTGCCAACCAATGGAGCACCAATAGAGGATAGTCCAGAACACATTTATGCC GTACCATCAAACAATGGTGAAGTTAAGGGTGAGAAGGCAGGAAACAACCTAGTGGACCTGGAGAACGAATTGGAGACAATTGAACAG GGTATTGAGCAAATGAATAGGTTTGAGACTGACTTTGATGCCCTGGCAGCAGGTACCTCTTCAGCAGCCTCACCAGCAGCCAGTACAGGAAGTGACCCATGGGGAACCAGCTCCACTCCTCAAGCTGATCAAAAGTCTGCTGATAATTCTTTGTTTGAGAGTGATTTTGGATCGACCACAAATGGATCAACCCAGGGTGGTCAGTCCGATCTCCAGGATATTGACCTGTTTGGAACCCAGCCTGTCATTAAAGGCAAAGACGACATTATGAACCTCTTTGGACCTCAAAACCCACAGATGCCTGGTGGTTTTCCTCCACAGAATCCACAAATGGCAGGAGGGTTTCCTTCTCCAAATCCACCTATGACTGGAGGTTTTGGGCCCTCTGTCTCCCCAGTTCCACCATCAGTGTCACCAGTCCCCCCAGCATTTGGGGCTCCTGCAGGCTTCCCAGCGGCAGCATTCCCCGTAGCACCAATGGGTCCTGTTGCACCTCAACCTGGATTGCCAAACCCTTTTGGTGCTCCTGCCACCTTTGGAGCACCTCAG TTCCAAGCTGCTCCCCCTGTGCCCCAGAGACCGTCTGCTGCCCCTGCTCCTGCCGCCAACCCATTTGGAGCGGATCCATTTGCTCCAGCAGCACCTGCAGGAGGCTTTGCTAACTTTCCAAACGGAAACAGTGGAGGTGGGGCATTGCTTGATGAGCCTTTGCTGGCCCCGGTCAAGGTGACTGTGGAGGAAGCCCCTTCAGTGGAAACCAAGTCTGGTACAGGCGATGCCTTCAGTGGCCTCTGCGAAATAGGAACCAAGGACAAATCTGCTCTTAGTCCAAAAGGACTGTTCGCTGAGCTGAGTTCACAGCCAAAGAAATCTATCAACCAGATAAGAACTGAACAGGTACCAAAACAGGCAAGTGACAGTGACCCCTTTGGGTCTGTAGACAATGCAACCCTTCCTGCAGTGGTAAACTTTTCCTCCCAATTTCAAACAAACACTTCTGATCCCTTTGATACATCACATATTCAGCCTGCTATTTCCAGTCAACAAACATCAGAATGTTCCTTCCATAATGTGCCATGTATTTCCAAATCAAAATTAGGTCATTTGACTTTTTCTGAAAATGATGACTTTGATCTTCCTTCACCAGAAGGACCACCACCTCCATTACCTACAATGGCAGCACCAAGTGATATGCCTCAAATGATTCCCCCTGCTCCCCCACCCCGTCCTAGTGGCAGCCCAGCTGCACCACCCTCCTCTACCAACTGTAAGCATTCACTGCCAGACTCCCCACCCCGACTGCCTCCTCGTAATTCCTTGTCAAACCTACAACATACTCCTGTGCCACGTCCTCGCCCAAGGCCAAAGGTCAACAGTGCAGGCAAAtccccaccgctgccaccacgAAATAAAATCATTGCCAAAACAGAATCAAATGGACAACAATCTCAAATAGACCAAAACAATTTGGATAAAGAATCTCATGGGAATGGAACAGTGAGTTCAGACAATGTGGTAGAACGTGCTTCTGTGGTAGACAAATTTGTGATTGAGGATCCCTTCCTTAATTCGGACCCTTTCGCAGAAACGGATGTATTTTCCTCATCATCGTTTGATGGATTTCCAAGTTCTCTAAGTGTAGAAGATTTTAATTCTAATGACCCATTCATGTCTAGTCAACCAAGTATAAATAACAATAGTGACAAAAGAATGCATTCAAAAGATGATCCTTTTGCTGTGTTCGATAATTGCTTGAATGACTCATTCAATTCAAAGAGTGGAAATTCTAGGAAAAATTCCAAGAAAAAGCAGAATAGTACCGGA
- the LOC138325370 gene encoding disabled homolog 1-like isoform X3: MSGTTEPVPEAQPASEVGSEPSSPSSTATSTTSSTPSTATKQPQQPVRRQVKKKDKNDPTRFQGDGVNFNAKLIGVDDVPDARGDRMCQETIYRLKLSVKASGQHKQRIIVNVSEEGIKLIDLKTDVVNYTHAVHKISFISRDVTDSRAFGYIFGVGDGTHKFFGIKTEKAAEALVLTLRDLFQVVYEKKKKEMEEAKQKAEDEVQVDTKPVEDPNVIKLGGELTTESSTDDEPVYQVPSNNGEVKGEKAGNNLVDLENELETIEQGIEQMNRFETDFDALAAGTSSAASPAASTGSDPWGTSSTPQADQKSADNSLFESDFGSTTNGSTQGGQSDLQDIDLFGTQPVIKGKDDIMNLFGPQNPQMPGGFPPQNPQMAGGFPSPNPPMTGGFGPSVSPVPPSVSPVPPAFGAPAGFPAAAFPVAPMGPVAPQPGLPNPFGAPATFGAPQFQAAPPVPQRPSAAPAPAANPFGADPFAPAAPAGGFANFPNGNSGGGALLDEPLLAPVKVTVEEAPSVETKSGTGDAFSGLCEIGTKDKSALSPKGLFAELSSQPKKSINQIRTEQVPKQASDSDPFGSVDNATLPAVVNFSSQFQTNTSDPFDTSHIQPAISSQQTSECSFHNVPCISKSKLGHLTFSENDDFDLPSPEGPPPPLPTMAAPSDMPQMIPPAPPPRPSGSPAAPPSSTNCKHSLPDSPPRLPPRNSLSNLQHTPVPRPRPRPKVNSAGKSPPLPPRNKIIAKTESNGQQSQIDQNNLDKESHGNGTVSSDNVVERASVVDKFVIEDPFLNSDPFAETDVFSSSSFDGFPSSLSVEDFNSNDPFMSSQPSINNNSDKRMHSKDDPFAVFDNCLNDSFNSKSGNSRKNSKKKQNSTGEPIYAVVNKPKS; the protein is encoded by the exons ATGTCGGGTACAACGGAGCCCGTCCCTGAGGCCCAGCCCGCTTCAGAGGTGGGCAGTGAGCCATCATCTCCCTCTAGCACTGCCACCAGTACTACATCCTCCACACCATCTACTGCCACAAAACAGCCACAACAGCCTGTCAGGAGACAGGTGAAAAAGAAAG ACAAGAATGATCCAACCCGATTCCAAGGTGATGGTGTGAACTTTAATGCCAAGCTGATTGGTGTGGATGACGTACCTGATGCTCGAGGAGACAGAATGTGTCAggaaacaatatacagactcaaACTCTCAGTAAAGGCATCAGGGCAGCACAAACAGAGGATCATTGTCAATGTATCGGAGGAGGGCATCAAACTTATAGACCTCAAGACAGac GTGGTGAACTACACACATGCTGTCCACAAGATTTCCTTTATATCACGGGATGTTACGGATAGTCGTGCCTTCGGTTACATCTTTGGAGTAGGAGATGGAACACACAAATTCTTTGGGATCAAGACAGAAAAAGCT GCTGAAGCCCTGGTACTGACTCTGAGAGACTTGTTCCAAGTCGTctatgaaaagaaaaagaaggaaATGGAGGAAGCGAAACAGAAGGCTGAAGATGAAGTCCAGGTAGACACTAAACCAGTGGAAGATCCTAATG TTATCAAGCTCGGAGGAGAACTAACAACAGAATCATCTACAGATGATGAACCAGTATATCAG GTACCATCAAACAATGGTGAAGTTAAGGGTGAGAAGGCAGGAAACAACCTAGTGGACCTGGAGAACGAATTGGAGACAATTGAACAG GGTATTGAGCAAATGAATAGGTTTGAGACTGACTTTGATGCCCTGGCAGCAGGTACCTCTTCAGCAGCCTCACCAGCAGCCAGTACAGGAAGTGACCCATGGGGAACCAGCTCCACTCCTCAAGCTGATCAAAAGTCTGCTGATAATTCTTTGTTTGAGAGTGATTTTGGATCGACCACAAATGGATCAACCCAGGGTGGTCAGTCCGATCTCCAGGATATTGACCTGTTTGGAACCCAGCCTGTCATTAAAGGCAAAGACGACATTATGAACCTCTTTGGACCTCAAAACCCACAGATGCCTGGTGGTTTTCCTCCACAGAATCCACAAATGGCAGGAGGGTTTCCTTCTCCAAATCCACCTATGACTGGAGGTTTTGGGCCCTCTGTCTCCCCAGTTCCACCATCAGTGTCACCAGTCCCCCCAGCATTTGGGGCTCCTGCAGGCTTCCCAGCGGCAGCATTCCCCGTAGCACCAATGGGTCCTGTTGCACCTCAACCTGGATTGCCAAACCCTTTTGGTGCTCCTGCCACCTTTGGAGCACCTCAG TTCCAAGCTGCTCCCCCTGTGCCCCAGAGACCGTCTGCTGCCCCTGCTCCTGCCGCCAACCCATTTGGAGCGGATCCATTTGCTCCAGCAGCACCTGCAGGAGGCTTTGCTAACTTTCCAAACGGAAACAGTGGAGGTGGGGCATTGCTTGATGAGCCTTTGCTGGCCCCGGTCAAGGTGACTGTGGAGGAAGCCCCTTCAGTGGAAACCAAGTCTGGTACAGGCGATGCCTTCAGTGGCCTCTGCGAAATAGGAACCAAGGACAAATCTGCTCTTAGTCCAAAAGGACTGTTCGCTGAGCTGAGTTCACAGCCAAAGAAATCTATCAACCAGATAAGAACTGAACAGGTACCAAAACAGGCAAGTGACAGTGACCCCTTTGGGTCTGTAGACAATGCAACCCTTCCTGCAGTGGTAAACTTTTCCTCCCAATTTCAAACAAACACTTCTGATCCCTTTGATACATCACATATTCAGCCTGCTATTTCCAGTCAACAAACATCAGAATGTTCCTTCCATAATGTGCCATGTATTTCCAAATCAAAATTAGGTCATTTGACTTTTTCTGAAAATGATGACTTTGATCTTCCTTCACCAGAAGGACCACCACCTCCATTACCTACAATGGCAGCACCAAGTGATATGCCTCAAATGATTCCCCCTGCTCCCCCACCCCGTCCTAGTGGCAGCCCAGCTGCACCACCCTCCTCTACCAACTGTAAGCATTCACTGCCAGACTCCCCACCCCGACTGCCTCCTCGTAATTCCTTGTCAAACCTACAACATACTCCTGTGCCACGTCCTCGCCCAAGGCCAAAGGTCAACAGTGCAGGCAAAtccccaccgctgccaccacgAAATAAAATCATTGCCAAAACAGAATCAAATGGACAACAATCTCAAATAGACCAAAACAATTTGGATAAAGAATCTCATGGGAATGGAACAGTGAGTTCAGACAATGTGGTAGAACGTGCTTCTGTGGTAGACAAATTTGTGATTGAGGATCCCTTCCTTAATTCGGACCCTTTCGCAGAAACGGATGTATTTTCCTCATCATCGTTTGATGGATTTCCAAGTTCTCTAAGTGTAGAAGATTTTAATTCTAATGACCCATTCATGTCTAGTCAACCAAGTATAAATAACAATAGTGACAAAAGAATGCATTCAAAAGATGATCCTTTTGCTGTGTTCGATAATTGCTTGAATGACTCATTCAATTCAAAGAGTGGAAATTCTAGGAAAAATTCCAAGAAAAAGCAGAATAGTACCGGA
- the LOC138325370 gene encoding disabled homolog 1-like isoform X4: MSGTTEPVPEAQPASEVGSEPSSPSSTATSTTSSTPSTATKQPQQPVRRQVKKKDKNDPTRFQGDGVNFNAKLIGVDDVPDARGDRMCQETIYRLKLSVKASGQHKQRIIVNVSEEGIKLIDLKTDVVNYTHAVHKISFISRDVTDSRAFGYIFGVGDGTHKFFGIKTEKAAEALVLTLRDLFQVVYEKKKKEMEEAKQKAEDEVQVDTKPVEDPNVIKLGGELTTESSTDDEPVYQVPTNGAPIEDSPEHIYAVPSNNGEVKGEKAGNNLVDLENELETIEQGIEQMNRFETDFDALAAGTSSAASPAASTGSDPWGTSSTPQADQKSADNSLFESDFGSTTNGSTQGGQSDLQDIDLFGTQPVIKGKDDIMNLFGPQNPQMPGGFPPQNPQMAGGFPSPNPPMTGGFGPSVSPVPPSVSPVPPAFGAPAGFPAAAFPVAPMGPVAPQPGLPNPFGAPATFGAPQFQAAPPVPQRPSAAPAPAANPFGADPFAPAAPAGGFANFPNGNSGGGALLDEPLLAPVKVTVEEAPSVETKSGTGDAFSGLCEIGTKDKSALSPKGLFAELSSQPKKSINQIRTEQVPKQEPIYAVVNKPKS, from the exons ATGTCGGGTACAACGGAGCCCGTCCCTGAGGCCCAGCCCGCTTCAGAGGTGGGCAGTGAGCCATCATCTCCCTCTAGCACTGCCACCAGTACTACATCCTCCACACCATCTACTGCCACAAAACAGCCACAACAGCCTGTCAGGAGACAGGTGAAAAAGAAAG ACAAGAATGATCCAACCCGATTCCAAGGTGATGGTGTGAACTTTAATGCCAAGCTGATTGGTGTGGATGACGTACCTGATGCTCGAGGAGACAGAATGTGTCAggaaacaatatacagactcaaACTCTCAGTAAAGGCATCAGGGCAGCACAAACAGAGGATCATTGTCAATGTATCGGAGGAGGGCATCAAACTTATAGACCTCAAGACAGac GTGGTGAACTACACACATGCTGTCCACAAGATTTCCTTTATATCACGGGATGTTACGGATAGTCGTGCCTTCGGTTACATCTTTGGAGTAGGAGATGGAACACACAAATTCTTTGGGATCAAGACAGAAAAAGCT GCTGAAGCCCTGGTACTGACTCTGAGAGACTTGTTCCAAGTCGTctatgaaaagaaaaagaaggaaATGGAGGAAGCGAAACAGAAGGCTGAAGATGAAGTCCAGGTAGACACTAAACCAGTGGAAGATCCTAATG TTATCAAGCTCGGAGGAGAACTAACAACAGAATCATCTACAGATGATGAACCAGTATATCAG GTGCCAACCAATGGAGCACCAATAGAGGATAGTCCAGAACACATTTATGCC GTACCATCAAACAATGGTGAAGTTAAGGGTGAGAAGGCAGGAAACAACCTAGTGGACCTGGAGAACGAATTGGAGACAATTGAACAG GGTATTGAGCAAATGAATAGGTTTGAGACTGACTTTGATGCCCTGGCAGCAGGTACCTCTTCAGCAGCCTCACCAGCAGCCAGTACAGGAAGTGACCCATGGGGAACCAGCTCCACTCCTCAAGCTGATCAAAAGTCTGCTGATAATTCTTTGTTTGAGAGTGATTTTGGATCGACCACAAATGGATCAACCCAGGGTGGTCAGTCCGATCTCCAGGATATTGACCTGTTTGGAACCCAGCCTGTCATTAAAGGCAAAGACGACATTATGAACCTCTTTGGACCTCAAAACCCACAGATGCCTGGTGGTTTTCCTCCACAGAATCCACAAATGGCAGGAGGGTTTCCTTCTCCAAATCCACCTATGACTGGAGGTTTTGGGCCCTCTGTCTCCCCAGTTCCACCATCAGTGTCACCAGTCCCCCCAGCATTTGGGGCTCCTGCAGGCTTCCCAGCGGCAGCATTCCCCGTAGCACCAATGGGTCCTGTTGCACCTCAACCTGGATTGCCAAACCCTTTTGGTGCTCCTGCCACCTTTGGAGCACCTCAG TTCCAAGCTGCTCCCCCTGTGCCCCAGAGACCGTCTGCTGCCCCTGCTCCTGCCGCCAACCCATTTGGAGCGGATCCATTTGCTCCAGCAGCACCTGCAGGAGGCTTTGCTAACTTTCCAAACGGAAACAGTGGAGGTGGGGCATTGCTTGATGAGCCTTTGCTGGCCCCGGTCAAGGTGACTGTGGAGGAAGCCCCTTCAGTGGAAACCAAGTCTGGTACAGGCGATGCCTTCAGTGGCCTCTGCGAAATAGGAACCAAGGACAAATCTGCTCTTAGTCCAAAAGGACTGTTCGCTGAGCTGAGTTCACAGCCAAAGAAATCTATCAACCAGATAAGAACTGAACAGGTACCAAAACAG